The nucleotide sequence GGGAAATTATAAAGACTAAaattaatagtttaaaaaaaacactgagatcCTTTTCAAAGCAGAAGTTGCTTATAagttataaatatacaaaatgaaaGTAAAGCGTGCAAACAGTGTTATGTAACTGTACTAGTTTCACAAGTACTACTTGTTATTAAAACTGGTTCGCATTATCAGATGCCAGCTAATTCTAACACTGTGCAATTCTAGTACTTTCATATACACCCAGAGATCTCTTTTAAACAATAAGGAGCAAAATCTAATAATGGAACCTTGGTATGAATTTATGGTTTTCTGCATACCTCTACAGCCCTCAAACACAGGTGTGAATTCAAAGCATCAAATGCTGGTGTGGCAAAACAATTATCACCAAATTATTATTCAGATGAATAGAGCAGAGCCAGGACACACTCAGATACGAAtaacatcatttaaaataattaaattaattgaataGTTTAATTTGTACCATCTTTACTCATTGTCTTTTAAaggttttatgttttgtatagCCCTTGTTTGGTTCTAATTAATGCTCTTTAATGTGATGTGTTGTCTGTATTATGTTCttatatttctttaataaaaaggtGGTCAgattctgacattttctgcatattacacatacagtagccaatatactgtatgtttccTTTCAGTCAtgaaatatactgaaatatgacatttttcatCATAACAGATTAATGTTTGGTAGATTAAGTAACCTATTTGTGGTcatataaatcacaataaccTCGTCCTCTATGGGCACTGCCATTGATAAAGGCTGAAGTGaaagttgttttacactacattTGAATCTTCTACcttttaaacacattattactgacctaatttaaaaattgtgctGGAAACAGAAATTCAATCAGTTATCTGGATACTAAAGCCACCCACTTGATATGAACAAATGTAAACTTGCCGTGTCCTGGATTGGCAGATGATCTGATCTGCTTGATCATACCACGATGATCGCACGTTAATGCCAAGTGTAAATGCAGCCAttgatacatttatgtatatCATATCGGCTTAAAGCAAAATCTATGCAtacacattaacaaaaaaattcaaGCTGCAATACAGTACAGTCTCTTTACATGTTCTGATGATATTAACCAGATGTAGGCTTACTGACATATTAAGATCTCTAACACTGTATAATAACTCTCCAAATgcatgcgcacacacacgcacacactagTATAGCTTTGACAAGAAAAGCACCAGCACTGGAGTCCAGTATGAAAACCCTTCATGATTTTCTGCTAAAGTAGAAAAAGagacatatttaattttttaaaaagtgactgCAGCAATCATAGTATAATAATCATAACGAccatgatgatttttttttactactgaCTTATTAATAATGCTAGACATTTACCAGCTGATCTTGTTCCATAACTAAGAACAATGTAAACCAAACAGACAAGTTTTCTCAGCATCAGCTGGCAACTTATGTAATGATGACTACATGAATACATTGTAAAGAATGTGCCTTGTTGTCACCACATTAAACAGAAGGGCTTCCACCTTCAATGTGGAAAAAAGGCACAGCCCAGTGATTATTCATTACAGTGGCATGGTTTAAACCACAACTTACATTAATTAGATTAATAGTTGCATgatttacaaaaacacactaatatattgtataattttacagatgtaaatattatttagcaTGTCACAGATAAAGTAGATAGAAAATAAGAGTAACAGAGTTTCTGTTTtggaaacatttcaaataaatgaggGAAATTATAAAGACTAAaattaatagtttaaaaaaaaacactgagatccaaactttaaagcaaaaaaacagaaattcgATCAGATATCTGGATACTAAAGCCACCCACTTGATATGAACAAATGTAAACTTGCCGTGTCCTGGATTGGCAGATGATCTGATCTGCTTGATCATACCACGATGATTGCATGTTAATGCCAAGTGTAAATGCAGCCACTGATACATTTATGTATGTCATATCGGCTTAAAGCAAAATCTATGCATACATATtaacacattaacattaactactCGATGTTATAAAGCACAAATCCACAATGTTTAGCGGTCACTGTGATGAGGCTTGTGAAGTTCTAGTCATCAAACACTACACCCTGAATTTTGTCTCACCTAGATTGCATGTGTGTTATCAAGCCTAGCTGAACTGTGATGTTGTGTTGAAGTGCTGGGCTTGATGgcttgaattaaatgtgaattaaaaattatttttactaaaaagaataaaaggCAACAGAATTGACGGGTTGATAAAATCTATGCGCAGTAAGAATAATTATTGCACCACAAAGGACAATGCAAGTAATGCAATCCTGCAAAACAAGTCTTACTAGACCAATCAAAAGTTAATTCCTTAAATGAAACGCCTACTTCATAGATATTCACAAGCATTGTTCCACTGTCTATAAATACTGTAGAAGCATACATTCTGCCATATTAAACAAGACAACAAGCAACTCAAAAAGGTACGTTTTTCTAATATCTATCACTTAAATGTCAAGTTTGTGTCTTATAATCTATAGAGCCCGATATGAGTTTTTTGATATAcgggagttaaaaaaaaaaaggactgatACCGATTAATTGGCATGTTATtaatcttgtaatattttattcaaacgttttatcataattaatactttacaaaaagaaaagaaagaaaagaaagaacaaagaaagacaataataaataaagaaaaattataagaaaagtgagaaaaagaaagaaaaataataaataatttaaaaaatgaaagaaataacaataaaaaataagaagacagaaaaagaaaaataacaacaatataaaataaaaaaaaataaatattaaaaaataaaaatgaaagaaagaaaaaggaagcaagaaagaaagaattaaaaCATCTGCTTGAATACATATCTACAGAGCTACAGAGCCTCAAACACCAGGACAACCAGGCAcaagaacagttttttcccccaggcaattctccttatgaacagttaaatgttctcaccattgtgcaatataatgtgcaataactttttatttattagttaccaCCCCCATCCTAGCACACCCCTGCATCTCTACctctttctattctattctattctattatattctgtcatctatagcacaactgtacataccacttatttatttatttctcaatttatttttctatttttttgtctatttatatttacatatgtgtagtttattctcatcttatttttctaagttttgtctatttatatttacatatgtgtatttttttttctcatcttatGTTCATTGTCTGTATGTTGTTGTCTCTGTGTACTGGAAgctaatgacactaaaacaaattcctagtatgtgcaagcatacttggcaataaaagctcttctgattctgattctgatctGTATGAATCAACGTACCCGATCTCATGAAAGTGCGTATAAACAGTAcgccaaataaaaacaaaaaagcttggTACTACTACGCAGTAATTGACATTGGCGTGTATATTCTATGCAAATGGTAGGATTAgggagtttttgtttttatttggcgTACTATTTACGCATTTTCATGAGACTAGGCTCCAATGAACAGCTGCAGTCACAACTGCATTCAGGACACTAGagcaacagaataaaaaatggCGTCATAACACCTGGAAGATTTATCACAGTTGACAGCCCCTTTTTAAATAAACGAGCCCAGTCGAGGCTAGCCCAGTCCATCACACAGttaaacaagtaaaaataactttaaatgttttgttagcGAGTGCAGAGCGCACATTTGGAGCGCGCGTCGAGCTCGCGCAATCGCGCCCACGACACTGACGGCAGCTCCGTGGATCTTAAGATGAACGCGAATCATTTCTCCTCCATTTATGTGGGTGAATTAAACCCTTCATGATTATATAGGCAACTCGATGTCCCGTGCTGTTCTGTTCATTCAGCGCAGCTTTGAATGCGTGAATGCAGTTGTGAATCCTGACAATATAAAGGCGTTAGTTCAGCTATATATGCGGTTCTGACGGtcgtataataataaaatgctctATGAACGCAACTCTGTGGAGTGATGTTTCCATACTAGCCTTTACCTTCTGCTCTAGAGTCTTGTTTTGTGTTAAACATAGCAgaaagtggtcatcggatgcaaagttcacttttacatgttgtttgaacattattgtgtgttggcagtgtatgtacaaatctaccctaaaatggcaaaaatccatgcagtggttttaaattaatatgtaaaaataatttttcaaatcaagccactTTCAGGCTGCTCCctcgatagttgattgacatgagcatcttacctcagacctgccttaaatcagctgtaacagttcagtaacctccattgtttcgatgccagagcagggatgtaagatagacaagaatatctcccattgaggtgttgtgttgctggatgtaataatgaacatagtggtcatcatttactcccgacatctaagccactgaagatgcagtggattacgtttgtgaatggaatgcgcttCCCTATCtaacatatatctgtctatgttcatgcgaatcattcgtgatccagcttcacttacagcagaagtgagtataaggtttttttatgaatcactGCAATCACCTTTCATAATAACatactagttagcaagtttagtggctaaacgcggctaaagtaaacaggtttgtcactccacagagagaagagaggggcggggcgagcagagctcattaacatttaaagcaacctcaaaCAGaaaaaggatgaattttgcagagctgattttggcaaggtaaaaagggtgttgttttacattaccattgagaatttttaaccaaagtatattatagacttttcattaagaccctaaagaatcatatcaacttgtggaaaatgagcttCCGAAGACCCCTTTAAGCAGGGATAACTGCAGGCTCGTACAGTAGGCGTGGCTAAAGGTGCGACGCATTCCATGCTAAtcaacatatttttctaatCGACATAATCGATGATGTCGAAGAAACAATGCAGCTCtatggtataaacacaagcatcgACTACCACGATCATTTCATCTGCGTAATGTAGGCACTCATCTTTACTCGGGAAAAaggtctataaaaaaaaaaaaaaaaaaaaaaaaaaaaaaacgatataTTGGTCAGGCTCTAATCTAAActactttttaaacattttatttaattgaaagcTGTCAGTTTTCATGTTGATTTCTTGTATAAGATTAatgtttatgctttaaaaggaactaacactttttaaaatgcctGATTTAAAGCTTCAAATAAGTGAAAACTTCACCCAAGCACCAAAAGCAGGAAATCAAGAAAACAAGTGAGCTCATAAGTATGTTGTGTGTTCAAGTTACCTATAACATTATCTaagacataatatttaaaacttaagttTGAATAAAGTTTGGCCCTTCTTTAATCACTCtgcataattattttttagtgaCACCACTGGTCATTGCAGTCTCCTCATGTGCATTATTCGGACAAAAGGAAGGGGAGACCTACCCCAAAGGAGTTGCTTTTCCATTTGTCAAGGTAGCAAGCCCTCTGTATCAAACAATAATGTATTTACTTTTACCTGTACACCCAGTTTGGAAATGAAAAGGTCATTtgaaattactattattaaacattCACTAAAAATATCTCCTTTTCTCTATCTGACATAAATGAGTACTATAACTTAGATAAAACTCTCAAGAATATTACGTTACCTAATTTGTATAATCTGATATAACTGTAGTTAGTTTGTATGCTGTATTTAGTGTATTTGATGACTCTGCACTAGGCTCTTGAAATGGTGAATCAACGCTTGAGGGAGCTGAAACCAGCCGTTCGAGAGCGGATCAAAATTGTGTTGATACCTACCAGCAGGCAGGACATGGATCACCTAAATAAGAACATCAAAAACTACAGTAAGAGTAGAGGAGTGCTTTTCTATTTGTTTATATAGTAACTATAAAGGAATAGTccaccaaaaatgtaaatttcttGCATGGAACACAATAAATAATTCTGAATACTGAAGAATGACGAAAGTGCTTTTTCTCAAACAATGAATGTACATGCAGTGACACATGAGATGTCAAACTAGAGACAATTTCAGTCTGTTACTCATATTAAGATATCTCatattataacaaacaaaactttttgtTGTGATCCAAGCAAATAAAGAAAGTTGTttaggtttggaataacatgaatGTAAGTAAACTATGACAGAATGTTCTTTTAGTGGACTCTCTTAAGAAACAAATTTCAGtataaacatgaacaaaataagATGTCATTTCATTCTACTAAATATAATGTAGTGATGGTGTCTGTGCAGATCTGAATATTGAGATTGCTCAAGAAAAACCCTTCCTTGATCTCCTTCATGAGATCAAGCCTGTTCTGTACCTTTCCACAAACTCACACAATGTGAAAGAGGCCATCGGAGCAGGTGATGCTTCAGTTTTTTTCATTAGGTGCATGTAGgtatttacagtataaaatacaACATAAGTGTTACTTCTGTAAGTTTTAAAAGAGGCATTTTGTGTTCAGGATTCGGAGCAGCCACTATGTTCCTGGGAGATTATGACAACCACAGTGCTGAAGTGTTACGTGTGGCCTTTGATGGTGATGGAGTCCTGTTTTCAGATGAGTCAGAGAGAGTCTACAAAGAGAAAGGTCTACAGGCTTTCTTTCAAAATGAGCGCGATCAAGAGGGCACATCTTTGGCACTGGTAAGAATGGTGGTCTGAAACCACTTGTTAATACAGCTGATTCTCAAATGGCTCAGTTGGCTcttgttatattttacaaaGCACACACATGCACGTACACACACTATTTAACAGTAATAGCACTTCTACTCTACACATTTGAagagtttaaagttaaatttgtcTGTGGTAATCAACAGCATGCCACAGATGCTATACATAGTTATTCGGTCAAAAATAAACTGTTATATGCCTCAAAATAAGCTTTTTGGCCATTTAACACTAcagtataatgtaataattatatttctctttctctctctaaattatgaaaatatttgttaacTTATTTTGCAGGGTCCTCTAAGAGGGTTTTTTGAATCCTTGGTAGTTCTCCAGTTGTTGTTCaaagacagaaaagaaaatAGTCCAATTCATACCTACTTGGTAACATCACGCGGCCCAACAAGTCCTGCACTCAGAGCACTAAAGACTTTTCGGGAGAACAGTCTGGAGACAAATGAGGCATTCTTTCTAAATGGTGCCCCTAAAGGGCCTGTGCTGAAAATAATCAAACCTCATATATTCTTTGACGACCAGAAGGTACATGTTGATGGAGCCCTTCAAAATGGGGTCGTTGGGGCTCATGTACCTTATGGTGTGAGGAATGagtgaaaataaaacctaatcTCAATACCATACAGCACCATACTAATTGTTTTCCACTCTTGTTTCTTAAGTATTTAAGCATAAATGAAATAAAGGGAAATGCTAATTAAGGAACTGTTAAGCcggtaattatattttaatggtgaaataatcaataaattattaccTAAATGGCTTTTTCTCTGTCCTTGATTCTTGCTATTATTAAACAAAGAAGACAATATATTTTCTCtgcatctttctttttttacacaatCCCTTTTGATAACACATCTGAGCGTAACCAATGTCACTTATCGAGAGGACAGATTAGATGTGTACTAAAGATGCCCTTAAAGCCAGTGAtgttgaatttaaataatgattaaaaatactttcatactttcaccaaaaaaaaaaaaaaaaacagttccaCAACATGTACAAAATTCACTccaatactgtaaatataaatgtttttattattatattatatattatatattatatattacacatttattatttctagTGGTTTTGCGTGCTGGTTTTAAAATCTAGCTCAAAACCATTCTGGTCCTCAGACATaacttgttatattttataatagctGTTCAGCTTTTTAAATCGATAAGTCAGACACTTGCCCagggcgggtgacgtcacgtgGTCGTGTTGATGCTGTTTAGAGAAATTCAACTACCGCAGCGAACGGACGCAGGAAACAATCCAGTCTCCCTGCCACCATAACAATATGAGCAAACCTGAAGGCACTGAGAGAGGAGGACAGTCCAACTCCGACAACACCGAAGAAAAAGACTGGGCAGCTGTCAAAGCATTATTTGACAACGCGAAAACAACGAAAAAGCCCCGTCCGGTAAGCGAATGTTTGTGTATATAATCTGTGAATGACAGCAGTGTCTCCCTCATCGGATACCCAATCTACAACGCTAGCGACGTTGTAGAAATACAATTAAGATTATTACTTAaatacaaataagaaaaaactaatattatatCAAAGATAGCTGTGTTCACCGAAAGCTAACGCGTATCGAGTATCAATGGTGCGTCATTACGTCAGTAACAACAGCGCTGCACATACAGGTATCTGACCACATGGAGCAGCTTGGTTGTCGTTTACAGCTGTTGTAAACATTTGTTTGCTGTTGACTTGCAGCCCAAACCCAGCAACGCTGTAACCATTGCGGTATCCTCGCGAACGCTGTTTAACATGGTGAAGGAGAGGAAGGTGTTTGAAGAGGAGGGGCTGGAGAGGTACGTCGCGCATCAGCTGGAGCTAGAAGACCAGCCTTTTACCCCAGGGGTCTCGTTTCCTTTCGTTAAGGTAACAACAGGTTTAAGCACTACcaaatgatttttcaaataaaatgcataataatgaTACTAGTAATTTCAAAACTTTCTGATCATAAAACTCACCCCACAAAAACATCAGCACCTGTCTGAAACCTGATCCCATAGGTAAGGTAACTGGACACTTTGTAATAGAGTGCAACAGTGCCCACACaccttttctgtatttttttatgatttgaaGACACTGGTTTGAAGTAAACATTTGTAGCCTACAGCTTTTATTGCTTCAATCCCATGAAGCAATGTGAAGGACAATCAAATGAAAAGTGATggagaaatataaaaactattgACTCCAAGTAGTTCTTCTggcactgtttgtttgtttcaatattcagatttttttttttttttttgcagaatcaTGAGTAACACAGCTTTTCACCATGCAGGAATACTGCTATTAAACAAGATTAtttaaaagtcaaaaagttGAAATGTAAACATACACCATCGATTTACAAGCTCATAACTCTCAGTAGCTCTGTCTTTTTAGATTATCATTCAAAATCAATTTTcttatggagaaaatgaatgggatttttAAGTCCAGAACCCAACTGATGCACTCTATAGCAGCACCCCACAATGCTGGTTCACATTATCTAGGTATATTACGTGTGTCATTTGGTATTGATTACAAATGACATGACTAAATATTCAGTAATATAACAATGTAGATAACACATTTTAGGTAACATAATTTGATTACCTTTGATCTAACTCCTTTATCTGGTGTCACACAAGAATAgtgtacataaaaataatagtgtatgtatataaattgttttttagcaCTGACATCTCTTAATTTTGGCAGAAacagtaaatgaatgaataaatgactgactgactgaatgaatgaatgaatgaatgaatgaacaaacgaaCACTGACAACCCCTAGCACAGGCACTGTAGTATGAACCGGAAACAGGTCAGAAAAGCTGGTTGGGCCAGTCAGGGCCAAGTAAATTTGTACTAATGCAAATCAATAGGAAAATTTTTAGAGCTTTCACTTTTGTTAATGGATGGACTTCAGTCCTGTTTATTGCAGGGCAACACTCAAAACACTTACAAAGAAGACTCAAACCTAACAGCATTACTGTGTCCCGTTTATGgttatatttcatatatcatTAAACTAACCTACCATTAATCACCAGCAGTGTTACCTAACATTGACATCCTTAGACTCCAGAGCCACACCTTTAGTAGTTACTGTGTTATTCTAATCGACAGGCCCTTATGAACGTAAACGCCCGTCTGAGAGAACTATACCCAGACAGTGAGGAGCTGTTTGACATTGTACTGATGACTAATAATCACGCCCAGGTCGGAGTTCGCCTCATAAACAGCATCAATTACTACGGTATGGAAAGAAAACTGCGACATACAGACTCAACAGAACTCATAATtcctatccacctttttcttcctgtaagagtggg is from Labeo rohita strain BAU-BD-2019 chromosome 13, IGBB_LRoh.1.0, whole genome shotgun sequence and encodes:
- the LOC127175094 gene encoding cytosolic 5'-nucleotidase 1A-like isoform X2; protein product: MTPLVIAVSSCALFGQKEGETYPKGVAFPFVKALEMVNQRLRELKPAVRERIKIVLIPTSRQDMDHLNKNIKNYNLNIEIAQEKPFLDLLHEIKPVLYLSTNSHNVKEAIGAGFGAATMFLGDYDNHSAEVLRVAFDGDGVLFSDESERVYKEKGLQAFFQNERDQEGTSLALGPLRGFFESLVVLQLLFKDRKENSPIHTYLVTSRGPTSPALRALKTFRENSLETNEAFFLNGAPKGPVLKIIKPHIFFDDQKVHVDGALQNGVVGAHVPYGVRNE